In Mus musculus strain C57BL/6J chromosome 1, GRCm38.p6 C57BL/6J, a single genomic region encodes these proteins:
- the Msc gene encoding musculin isoform 1 (isoform 1 is encoded by transcript variant 1) → MSTGSVSDPEDSEMRGLQRVYPAPASKRPPLLRMERGYGSPSDISSAEEEDGEEEPGSLGAAGGCKRKRLRGADAGGAGGRAGGAGKKPLPPKGSAAECKQSQRNAANARERARMRVLSKAFSRLKTSLPWVPPDTKLSKLDTLRLASSYIAHLRQLLQEDRYEDSYVHPVNLTWPFVVSGRPDSDSKDVSAANRLCGTSA, encoded by the exons ATGTCCACCGGCTCGGTGAGTGACCCCGAAGACTCGGAGATGAGGGGGCTGCAGAGGGTCTACCCGGCCCCGGCCTCCAAGAGGCCGCCCCTGCTCCGCATGGAGCGCGGTTACGGCTCGCCCAGCGACATTTCTTCTGCGGAAGAGGAGGACGGTGAAGAGGAGCCCGGCTCCCTGGGAGCCGCGGGAGGATGCAAGAGGAAGCGGCTCCGTGGGGCTGACGCTGGCGGCGCAGGTGGCCGCGCAGGCGGTGCGGGGAAGAAGCCGCTCCCGCCTAAGGGCTCGGCCGCAGAGTGCAAGCAGTCGCAGCGGAATGCGGCCAACGCCCGCGAACGCGCCCGGATGCGCGTGCTGAGCAAAGCCTTCTCCAGACTGAAGACCAGCCTGCCCTGGGTGCCGCCCGACACCAAGCTTTCCAAACTGGACACGCTGCGCCTGGCTTCCAGCTACATCGCGCACCTGCGCCAGCTGCTGCAGGAGGACCGCTACGAGGACAGCTATGTGCACCCTGTGAACCTG ACGTGGCCATTCGTGGTCTCTGGACGCCCAGACTCTGACAGCAAAGACGTTTCTGCAGCCAACAGGCTTTGTGGAACTTCCGCTTAG
- the Msc gene encoding musculin isoform X1: MSTGSVSDPEDSEMRGLQRVYPAPASKRPPLLRMERGYGSPSDISSAEEEDGEEEPGSLGAAGGCKRKRLRGADAGGAGGRAGGAGKKPLPPKGSAAECKQSQRNAANARERARMRVLSKAFSRLKTSLPWVPPDTKLSKLDTLRLASSYIAHLRQLLQEDRYEDSYVHPVNLVGMLRSRPGDSSPERYPGPGLARPQTKSQEGRFLEPVTWPFVVSGRPDSDSKDVSAANRLCGTSA, translated from the exons ATGTCCACCGGCTCGGTGAGTGACCCCGAAGACTCGGAGATGAGGGGGCTGCAGAGGGTCTACCCGGCCCCGGCCTCCAAGAGGCCGCCCCTGCTCCGCATGGAGCGCGGTTACGGCTCGCCCAGCGACATTTCTTCTGCGGAAGAGGAGGACGGTGAAGAGGAGCCCGGCTCCCTGGGAGCCGCGGGAGGATGCAAGAGGAAGCGGCTCCGTGGGGCTGACGCTGGCGGCGCAGGTGGCCGCGCAGGCGGTGCGGGGAAGAAGCCGCTCCCGCCTAAGGGCTCGGCCGCAGAGTGCAAGCAGTCGCAGCGGAATGCGGCCAACGCCCGCGAACGCGCCCGGATGCGCGTGCTGAGCAAAGCCTTCTCCAGACTGAAGACCAGCCTGCCCTGGGTGCCGCCCGACACCAAGCTTTCCAAACTGGACACGCTGCGCCTGGCTTCCAGCTACATCGCGCACCTGCGCCAGCTGCTGCAGGAGGACCGCTACGAGGACAGCTATGTGCACCCTGTGAACCTGGTAGGGATGCTGCGCTCGAGGCCGGGGGACAGCAGCCCAGAGCGCTACCCGGGCCCAGGGCTGGCTCGGCCCCAGACGAAGAGCCAAGAGGGGAGGTTTCTGGAACCAGTG ACGTGGCCATTCGTGGTCTCTGGACGCCCAGACTCTGACAGCAAAGACGTTTCTGCAGCCAACAGGCTTTGTGGAACTTCCGCTTAG
- the Msc gene encoding musculin isoform 2 (isoform 2 is encoded by transcript variant 2), which yields MSTGSVSDPEDSEMRGLQRVYPAPASKRPPLLRMERGYGSPSDISSAEEEDGEEEPGSLGAAGGCKRKRLRGADAGGAGGRAGGAGKKPLPPKGSAAECKQSQRNAANARERARMRVLSKAFSRLKTSLPWVPPDTKLSKLDTLRLASSYIAHLRQLLQEDRYEDSYVHPVNLKNHVGNP from the exons ATGTCCACCGGCTCGGTGAGTGACCCCGAAGACTCGGAGATGAGGGGGCTGCAGAGGGTCTACCCGGCCCCGGCCTCCAAGAGGCCGCCCCTGCTCCGCATGGAGCGCGGTTACGGCTCGCCCAGCGACATTTCTTCTGCGGAAGAGGAGGACGGTGAAGAGGAGCCCGGCTCCCTGGGAGCCGCGGGAGGATGCAAGAGGAAGCGGCTCCGTGGGGCTGACGCTGGCGGCGCAGGTGGCCGCGCAGGCGGTGCGGGGAAGAAGCCGCTCCCGCCTAAGGGCTCGGCCGCAGAGTGCAAGCAGTCGCAGCGGAATGCGGCCAACGCCCGCGAACGCGCCCGGATGCGCGTGCTGAGCAAAGCCTTCTCCAGACTGAAGACCAGCCTGCCCTGGGTGCCGCCCGACACCAAGCTTTCCAAACTGGACACGCTGCGCCTGGCTTCCAGCTACATCGCGCACCTGCGCCAGCTGCTGCAGGAGGACCGCTACGAGGACAGCTATGTGCACCCTGTGAACCTG AAAAATCATGTGGGCAACCCATGA
- the Msc gene encoding musculin isoform X2 produces MSTGSVSDPEDSEMRGLQRVYPAPASKRPPLLRMERGYGSPSDISSAEEEDGEEEPGSLGAAGGCKRKRLRGADAGGAGGRAGGAGKKPLPPKGSAAECKQSQRNAANARERARMRVLSKAFSRLKTSLPWVPPDTKLSKLDTLRLASSYIAHLRQLLQEDRYEDSYVHPVNLVGMLRSRPGDSSPERYPGPGLARPQTKSQEGRFLEPVKNHVGNP; encoded by the exons ATGTCCACCGGCTCGGTGAGTGACCCCGAAGACTCGGAGATGAGGGGGCTGCAGAGGGTCTACCCGGCCCCGGCCTCCAAGAGGCCGCCCCTGCTCCGCATGGAGCGCGGTTACGGCTCGCCCAGCGACATTTCTTCTGCGGAAGAGGAGGACGGTGAAGAGGAGCCCGGCTCCCTGGGAGCCGCGGGAGGATGCAAGAGGAAGCGGCTCCGTGGGGCTGACGCTGGCGGCGCAGGTGGCCGCGCAGGCGGTGCGGGGAAGAAGCCGCTCCCGCCTAAGGGCTCGGCCGCAGAGTGCAAGCAGTCGCAGCGGAATGCGGCCAACGCCCGCGAACGCGCCCGGATGCGCGTGCTGAGCAAAGCCTTCTCCAGACTGAAGACCAGCCTGCCCTGGGTGCCGCCCGACACCAAGCTTTCCAAACTGGACACGCTGCGCCTGGCTTCCAGCTACATCGCGCACCTGCGCCAGCTGCTGCAGGAGGACCGCTACGAGGACAGCTATGTGCACCCTGTGAACCTGGTAGGGATGCTGCGCTCGAGGCCGGGGGACAGCAGCCCAGAGCGCTACCCGGGCCCAGGGCTGGCTCGGCCCCAGACGAAGAGCCAAGAGGGGAGGTTTCTGGAACCAGTG AAAAATCATGTGGGCAACCCATGA